The following nucleotide sequence is from Paroedura picta isolate Pp20150507F chromosome 1, Ppicta_v3.0, whole genome shotgun sequence.
CATAATTAGCTGTCCTCATAGAACATATCCTCATTTATTTGTGTTAATAGtaaagaggcagctgcattaaaaggagggaaagaaggataTATTTACACACATATATACCACAGGTTCTGTCTCTTCTCTCTCAAATGCCTTCATGCATGTTGGGGGTTAATAGAGTATAGTTAAGAATCCCGATTTGGCTATATTTTAAGTAATGCAGAAGCCTCTAATTTGTGCACTTATTCTTGCAGGGGCTTCTTGCTCTTGGCGACTACATGAATGTCCAGTGTCATGCTTGCATTGGAGGAACCAATGTTGGTGAGGACATCCGAAAACTGGATTATGGACAGCATGTGGTTGCTGGCACACCAGGGCGTGTATTTGGTAAGAAGACTGTTATGCAAAAAAATAAATGTGTATAATTCACTCTAATAATTAGTTTAGAACTCTATCTACTTCATGTTTAAGATACATTTTATTCCTCAGTTTCGTTGCTCTTCTGGGAAACCATGGCCCTTTTATTCTGCATTTGTTGGTAATTTAAAATTACGTGTTGGAAGACCTCTTCTTTTCCTTCAAGCCAAGGATGACCAACTGATGGCCTAAAAGCCACATTGTTTCTTGTATCCCATTTGAGGGAGATGCCAGCCAGGTAGCAAGAAAGCCTAACAGTTGCATTGCAGTCTGCCTTTTCAGCACTGGTCTTAGCTTCACTCCCAGCTAATTCCCCACCAGCTATCTGTACTTCTCAGTACTCTGTGTGATAAGATGCCCAAGAATCTTCTGTGTTGTCCTCACATTTTCCTCAGGATTTTGTTCTTGACTCCGTGAATACTTTTAATTCTGGGTGCTCAGTAAGTCAGAGATGACTccttatagaccgtttatgcactgggaacttcactgctccagctcctgtgcaggagcacaaatcgggggcggatgaggtgtgccagaccaaatgctcccccgtgtgggtgcaggaagaggtggggcaagctaccacgactaaaactccagcctgcagcctggcatgaaacctccagtgcataaacggtcatatagaGTCCTGAAGTCTATAACTTACTGCTTTTTGCCAGATAGACATTCCATATAAAATAGAGGATTCCTGAATTGATTCTGTTAATATCAAGGACACCTCTGATGTGTCTAATCATCTTACTTTAAAGGGAGGGAAATGCacttttttgtttaaattgttaTTCTGAGTTCATTGTCAGGAAAAGTGAAGAAAATGTGtagctcctttcccttttctgCTATTTTGTTGAAAAATTGTAGGAATTTATGTTATGTGTTTGTGTTTGTCATTTGCAAGAGGTTTCTGACATGAAGACTTACCAGCAGTTGTCTTTTATCTGGGCCTTTACATTTTTGTGCTTGTATCATAAGACAAATATGATGTTGAACAGGCCCTTGTAAAGTAAATATTAAACAGTCAGACTGCTGTCACTTTTGTGGCTGGGAAATCAGTCAGCCTCCCTGGTCTCACTATTGTGGTCCTATTTTGAGACATAACTCTCCTTGTTCCTCTGGACCATCATCCTGGAAAATAAGAATAAATTCTCAGCTATTCATCTGTGTTACTGTTTCTTGACAAAAGCTAAAAAATCTTTCAGATATGATTCGTCGGAGAAGTTTAAGGACTCGGGCTATCAAAATGTTAGTCCTAGATGAAGCTGATGAGATGCTGAATAAAGGTAAGAAATCTGCAAAGTATATCTTACTATACTGCCAGCTAAGAGAGCCAGTATAGAGTACTGGTTAAAAGTAGCAAacactaatctgaagaactggatttgattccccacttttccacatcagccagctaggtgatcttgggctagtcatagttttcttagggctgttttcacataacagttctgttagaggtctctcagccccatctaccttacagggttcctgttgtgggagagaggaagggaaaggtgtttataagctgttttgggactcttttgcgtagtgaaaagcagggtattaaaaaaaagctCTCGTATAATAGGAAACTTCTAAAATATGTTGTTTAGATGCTGAAGTAGCACATATCAGTTCTGCATTTAAATGCCTGCTCAAGGCAAGAGAGCAATTCCTTTCGCTTCAGTAACTTGTCCAGTCCTCTGTTCAAGTCTATGTTGCGTTCTGTGGATATATGTAGGCATGTCAGTCAGCTTCTTTCATAGTTTCGATTTACCAGAAATGTGTATTCCTAAAGTGAACGTATTGTACATGTGCGCACAGACATTTATGCACAAATACATGGGAACACTTCTGAAGTACATCCAGAGTATTGAATGAGGACTAGTTTGCAAGAAATTCTGTGTTACTCTTAAGAAACTGTAAATGGTCAGTATTACTGTAGCATGGCAGCCCAAGTGGCTTTTTAGTTATGAAGACTGGGCAAGGGTTGCAAATACACATTCAGTGGGGAAGCCGGAAGTGTCTCAGGAAGCTGAGTGCTGGCTTCCACTGTAGCCACACCCACACGGTGAATTGGGTTGGGTGTGTTGTTTCGAATAGTGAGAAGAGATTATCAGAGGTGATAGTCTGTGTCTCACTTTCATTGTTTTCACTCGCATTCTGAAGCAAGAAGACCTGCATCTTCTAAAGCCAGTGTAGTTTTGTCTGTGATATACAAAGCCTACATGTGTTGCCAGGTATAAAAACAGACTAGGCAGGCCAGCTGCATGTCCAGATGGTTCAGACTGGCATGAAGCATTCTTATACTGTCAGTACAAATTCTTGCTTTAAACATGAATGACACAAACTTGCAACAGTTTTTTTCTGTGAAGTCTTTGTAGTGACAAATGTCTTTCTGTGATTCAAATCAACAAGGTACAACAAGATGCCTGTTCCTGTTCCTTAGAGGTTGTTTCTTTGTCTTGGCTAGGCTTTAAAGAACAGATCTATGATGTGTACAGATACCTTCCCCCAGCAACACAGGTGGTTCTGATCAGTGCCACTTTGCCGCATGAGATCTTGGAAATGACCAACAAATTCATGACTGACCCCATCCGCATCCTGGTGAAACGGTGAGTGATTCTTAGAGCTTCAACTGCAGCAGATGTCTGTTGTTATGACTCCTGATTACTGGGGAGTTCATACAAAATATGTCTTAATTCTTGTCTCCTTTGCTTCCTTTGCCCTGCTAATATATTTTCTCAGTAATATTGCCCTTTCATTACAAAATAGATCAGTATTATTATCCCCATTTTGCAGAGAGGGACAGAGAACATTGTTTTCCAAAGACAACTAAATGAGTTCAAGGTGGGATTTGATCCAGACAATTGTGAAGAAGACCTCTGCAGTAATAAATAGCTACAAAAGCAAGATATTGCAAGTAATAGAAAAGTCTTTCACAGTGTaacccccctttcctttccagtgATGAATTGACTCTTGAAGGGATCAAACAGTTTTTTGTGGCTGTGGAAAGAGAGGAATGGAAATTTGATACCTTGTGCGACCTATACGACACCCTCACTATCACACAAGCAGTCATCTTCTGTAACACTAAAAGGAAGGTATGTCAACAAGTTGCAGTATGTTGTCCTGTGAAGCTGTGAATCATTTTTTAGAGCTAACAAGGATAGTATTAGATGCCAGGCTCGTTAGAAAAGAACATTAACTTTTTGTGCACTGTTTCAGTTACTGTGCAAAACTAAGTCTGGCTTCTTTTTTGGCTCAGGTTGACTGGCTAACTGAGAAGATGAGAGAAGCTAACTTCACTGTTTCGTCTATGCATGGTGACATGCCCCAGAAGGAGAGGGAATCAATTATGAAAGAATTCAGATCAGGGGCTAGGTAAGTCACTGCTTTTTTTGTCTGACACTTCTCTGTGAGCTGTACCAGAACTCCTGTACCATCCTCTGCAACTGAAAGAGTCCCTTATTGTCAAATGCATTCTTTTGGCAACAGGCATTTTCTGCTCATGCAGGCTTCTAGTTTTGCATGTGTGAAAAATGGCTCACACTCCACAGTGGACAGTTGTCTGCATTAATGTACagtgtaataataataactggCATTATCTAGGAGGTGAAGAGGAGGTTGTAATGATCTTGAGATCACATTAAACCCATAGCAATTTATCATAATAATGTCTGAGAGTGGTAAGTGTTGTGCTTTTGAGGCAGTTGTCTTCAGGACATTGTAATCTAGATCCGGTAGCTGTGTTTTCCTCTCATTCATTAGGTCCATAATTTCATGAAAGAAATTATTGCTTTCTGAGAATCAGGTACCTTATGTGTTTTGCTGCTTAGTGTGGAAAGGTGAAGTACCATCACTGAAAAGCACCTCTTGTTCAAGCTGTGTCTGTGATAAAATTATGCGGACAAAATAATGAGTGTGGTGTCTCATCCTTGACCTGTCCGGTTTCTTCTGGGTCATATAAAGGGAAGCCTTGCATAGCCACTCAGCCTCTCACTATTAACTCCAGGAGATTTTAGTCTTATTGCAATTCAACATCaggtttccttttcttcttttgcagcCGAGTCCTTATTTCTACAGATGTTTGGGCCAGAGGTTTGGATGTGCCTCAGGTGTCCTTGATTATTAACTATGATCTACCCAACAACAGAGAATTATATATACACAGGTAAGTCTAGAAAGTGAGTGGAAAAGGGAGATCCTGAAAATGTCCCGGTCCCCCTGCAATTTTTCAGAtaggaagaaaatgaagaaatCATCCCAAATCTGAACACCCggtaagaaatattttaaaatgcagggctttaaaaaacaaacaaacattgcttAGGTCACTCTTTGAGCACTTAAAATACAAAGCGTTTTTTAAAGTGCATACTGCGCCTTATCAGTAGCTGATGATGCTACCAGAGTTGCAAGAGAGAGCAGAGGAATTCAACCTTATATGACTGGATTTCTGCTGTGGTCACAGACCCTGTGTTCTTTGGTCTCTCCAGGATTGGTCGATCAGGTCGCTATGGCCGGAAAGGTGTTGCCATCAACTTTGTAAAGAACGATGACATTCGTATTCTGCGAGACATTGAGCAGTACTATTCTACACAGATTGATGAAATGCCCATGAATGGTAAGTATTTAATTCTTTCTCCGGTAGTCACCTCAGTAATCAACTAAAGAGAACTGGTAAAACCGATTACTGGGGAGCTATATTTTCTAGATGAGATCAGGATTGCAGGCTAGATCAGTCTATCTAGTTAGTACCATTCCTTCAAGAACCTCCTGGTGGTGAATGTTGTGTAGACATGTTAACTtggaaaaaaaggaatcacaaggcaaaaTAATGTAGTATTATTAGTAAACATCCAAATAAAGAGTCaatcataaagagtcaaccaaatgCTGATGCATATTACTATCATTATAACATAGCTACATTGGAAGGTATATCTTCTTGtagctttgtaaaattatgaattaTGGGTTTTTGAAAGTTTGCATGGGAATACTTTcaacttgtttgtttattctgcaGAGCAACCACTCATGAAGATAgacagaaagcgggttatttaACCTATGATCCCGTTTTGATTGACTCTTTATTTGGATGTTTACTAATAATAGAGGATTACTACATTAttttgccttgtgattccttttttctGAGTTCTCATTGAGGAATCCatggttctatacttgattggtGATTTACTTGACATGTTAACTTGGACATGTCAGCTGACTGGTAGGATCACTatggtgattgctgggtgatcaCCTGAGGCCTTTTGAACTGCACCCCAGGACATTGCACTGACTTGATCTAGTTACAGCTGAGTGTTTGTTCTGCAGACAGAAAAGTTTTACTCATGCTTGAGAGTTCTGATAAGCTCCCATTTAACTTCTGTAATTTCCACTGCACTTCATATTTCTGCAGCTATGGGGGtgggtatattttcaaatgaaagttgaattttatttaaaagaaaaatttgttccattgtctgtggATCTTGAGCTGGTTACAGGTGTTGCTTTTTTctcctatttattatttattctcacaacaaccttttgaggtaggttaggccgtaAGCATATGCCTGGCTTAAGGTGGATGCACTGAACTTTTGAACAGGGATTTGTGCTCAGGCCTCTCTGTTCCATGTTCAGGAGTGTATGCGCACTGCACCAGGGTTTCTCTCTATGTAGAATGTacactaataaaaataaatttttaacCTTTTATTGTTTGTATGAGAGATTAATGAGAAGTCCTATGAGGATGGAGGCCCATCTTTGTTTTAATGTCAGATGGAAGATGGGCATTGTAGCCATAACTGTCTGTTTCTCTGTCTAGTTGCTGATCTTATTTGAAGACGATGGACTGAAGGCCAGCAAAAGAGAGAAGTTCCTCCTATTAATGATTTATCAGTCTGCTGTGCTGAAGGACTGATTCTGATTCTGCTTTTCACCGATACACACCTTGAGAACTTAAATTCAATTAGGTGCACATCTATTTCTGTGACGAGGGAAAGATGTGGGCCTGTATTGTTGCATAATGTGCAGGTCCATCACTGAAAGGTCCATGTTAGTGAAAAGTAATGTTGGAAACAGCCAGCACCCTcggattttttaattttttttagactGTCGTTTTGGGGTCTGGTAAATGTTGCAAGTTGCCACTGATGTTTTGGATAGAACCTGCAAGTAGCATCTTTGTATATAAAATACTGTCATCTTACCTGCTACTTTCTTTTTTCCTGATTAAACAGTGTTTTCGTATACATTTCCATATGTGGTCACTAATTATACATGGGCAGTTTTGACAATAAGGGCTTTTAGTACTGTGGTGTAACACTCTTTCCTGGCGCATAAGTAAATTACTTTTCTCAAATTTGCTAACTTAATATGAATTGATATTTCTGGATGTGTCATTTTTGAAATAAGTTGAGGCATTCAGCTTTGTGAGTCATTTCATGCACTACACAACTTTTGATCCATTGTTTTAAAGTACTGCCTGTAGACATAGTataagccttccccccccccccttctaaaggTGGCTAGCTTAATTTAAGGGCTTGTCTAAATTAGGTTTGATCATTCTGGTGTGATGCATACAAACCTAGGCATCTCTACATATCTTTATATGCTTTATATCCTTCAAGATGGGGGAGTTCATAGTAGACCATATCGAATGGACTGCTCTTTATTAGATGGTGTCTTGTaagttggaacatgttcaatGCCACtacagttttttggggggcagggagtgtAGCTTTTATGTACTGCCATGGCCATCCTTACGATATGTTTGTCCACTGTGAAGAACAGAATGCTAGACATGATGGATCTTCAAACTAATCTAGTAGTGCAGTTGTCACTTCCAAAGGATATTGGCTGTAATGCTTAATTAAGTCGGAAAAAAAATCCATCACACACCCCCATGAGTTTGATGCAGATAAGTGTTACCATATGAGTCTGTGCTCATCTTTCTGATCCTTGAGGTTTAAGCACCAGCCTGTGTCTGACTAATTCCAAAAGATGGGAGACCCTCTTCAACCAGATGAGGAAGACGGTGCTGTGGCAATAAGGAGGCTAAATTGGGTGAGAATTTGCCTTCAGGGCAATGTAATCTGCTACTTGAGAATAAAGTCAAAAGCATCTAGAACAGAAAAATGTAGGAAATGTTTGATTCTGTACAGCagaggtcctcaacctttttatcacaggggaccggtcaatgcttgacaattttactgaggcggcggggggggggggttagtcttttgccgagggacgttgccaccaccacctgaacTCTTGCaacgcttgctttcccgccagcgcccctgacttcctgctgcccactggggggctctgccatcagcagctgcgcaatgccatgccaagggggagccccagccatggctgccgctggacagcaccaaaggtgagctggcggcagagtggcagggcagcccccgaggaggatgaagaggagccgcggcccagtaccgactgatccacagactggtaccagtccctggaccaggggttggggacagctgccctacAGGACtgactaaaccagtggtccccaacctttattaggctggggaccggcagggcatcggaccgcgctcgtgcgggccgcacccacgcatcaggccgcgcccgtggatcaggccacacccgcgagccacgccccggatcgggccgcgcggcctggccctgattccctctccccgccctccctgcagtaagaagcttcccgggccgcaagcttgcggcctgggaagttttttactgcggtggggggggggggcggggagagggagccgcggcccggcgccatggcctttgcggcccgcaggttggggaccactgcactaaactaTGGAAGTGCAAGGGTGTCATAGCCATAGGAAGAAGCTtttatctcatgttgggtctcctTTTCCAGCTGTGCTCAACTTTTTCTATCATTGTCATTTCTAGCCTTGTCTTGATGTGGAAATCCCCTTACTTGTAGAGAATATGTAGTATGCTACAAagctagaaagaaaatgtttttggaGTCCTTAAGTTAGGATTCCAACTGGCAATAATATTGGAGTCATAACACAATAGACGATCCAGGATTGGCATGTGCTGCTTCCATGCCCACTGCTTTGTTACTCTTGCCCTTTTAAAGTGGCATAGCCCCACCTTCACTCGCAAAATGtagatgtcatccgttcagttacgtctgacccttggcgattctagaggaaagtctttgccatacGCCCATCTCTGACTGCTTGTtttagttcatggtcatccctgtatcggcttttaTCATGTccagccagcggatcctttggcaaccacatttaCTTTTGCCGCTgaacatgccgagcattaatgatttctccaacgagtttgattgcatgatgtgtccaaagtaagtgagctgtaGCCATAATATCATGCCTTCTAAAATTCTATGGAAAATGTAGATAACACAACAATAAAAGCCAAGCATCTGGGGGAGATGAAAACAGTATAAATTCTGAAGCATTTGTAGACTCAAGACTACCAGAATGCTAAGAACTATGGCTCCCCAACCTTAAACTTgcaagcatttttaaaagatggtagcaGGTGCACTTACAAAACAGCAACCACAGAGGTATAGGTAATTAGAAAACCACAAGGGTGTCAGGCCAAATATCTTCCAGAGGCTGCAATTTAGTtacttttttaaaacagaaaatatttcatggAATCTTCTCATGTACCTTTTACAGTGAGGCAACAAAGGAAACCTAGGACGTTTCTGTTTCACAAAGGTGCTTACAGTTGAAATTTGCAGCCATCTCAATAGCAACCAGCTTGCTTTGAAGCTTTTCATTTTCAGTTTGCTACATGGTATATCCAGGCTGTATGAGCCCCTAACTTCAGTTCCTTCCTTAGAAATTTCCAAACTGACAAGGTGTTTGTACTTTCATATGCTGGTGATACCATCCTGTCCTTCACCATAATCCAGAAATCTCACTTTATCGCAGAACAAGTTACCACAAATAAAGGTATTTTTCCTAAATCATTTTTTTGCATTCAGTGTCCTCGCCTCTCAGTAGGGCAACTACATACCTATAATTTGCTTGTTATGCTTTATCTCCCATTGACTAATCCTAAATACCAGAAATAATCTCGACTGCCAGCCAGATATGCTATCCCTATATACTATGGCACGTCCCAGGCAAAAATCATGACCAAACGTTTGCATGGGGCACCTATAAGgatccatttaattttttctcagcACCTAGACTTATGGCTTTGTCAGCCTTTCACATAGATGGGtgtgaagctggcaaccttagcttgGGTCCACCGCCATAAAATTTAAGATAGCCCTTCACCAAAATCCTTTCCTACCCTTATGAATTTGCTCCACTGATTTTTCAGTGAGTTATTTGGAGCTTGGTAATAGACACAAACATTACTGAATTGGGCTTTTTAATTCCCTCTTCAGGCGTCTACATGGCTCCTGGCAGGAACCATCCCTTTGCAATCGCTTGGCCTATCATACTGATCTATAGAATACTGGTTTCAGTACAGAGACTCTGTAGTAGAAAAGTTGTGTTTCTATCACTCATCGTTTGAATATGCAGCacattcctttctcctttccccaaataACATATTTTCAAAGAATCATTCATAACATCCAGAATTAACTAGTATTATTTCAGCAGCtttaacattaaaaatacaaaaataatgaccactgcaaaaaatagACATGTCGCAATAATAATTGATGGTGAAAAGACTGAATATGTTCAAGAATtcttttttcttggatcacaaattgataagTGATTGCAGTATGGTAATAAAATGCTGAATTGTTCTGGGTCACTCAGTAATGATAAGcttgaaccgagcatggaatcacaaGGACATAAACTAGAATACCAAACGTAGATTAGTCTGATCTGTCATGTATCCAGTAACCActaatggctgtgaaagttggacaaagtAAAAactggacaagaggagaattgattcatttgtacTCTGGTGCTGGGTAAGGCTTCTGCAAAAGTAACAAAGAAAATAGAGCagataaagcctgatatatcactggaaagcaaaattatgaaactctggctcacttatttGGGCCATATCATGCACTctaactcattggagaaagcaattttgCTATGATTGGTCagtagtaaaaggaaaccaggccaacaaagaacatgacatttacaatcaaaatggacactggccatagTATTATACAACTTTAAAAAGCAGTGCAAAATCAAAAGatctggagacagctgagccattgGATCTCCCAAGAGTctgacacaactgaatggctaacattatcATTCCTAGGTTATACAATCTGAAAGCCTTTaacacttgagagccagcttagtgtagcggttaagaggggtggcctccAATCTGACAACTGggtcttgattccccactcttccacattcagtcatttgggtgaccttgagtttgtcacagtcctgttagaattgtTCTAACAGTAGTTTTGTCAAAGCTCTCagtgtctcacctacctcacagggtctgttgtgggtagaggaagggaaggccactttgagactcttttgggtaatgaaaagcagggcataaaacttTCTTCTAATACCATATGTGAAATACCACTCCTAGCACAGCCATCTTCAGTCCTTATACTATTAGAGACCTGAGCAATGGAATACAATACAAAGAGGCTTATCCAGTGATTGCTCCTTACCTCCAAGCCTTCCACGTGTAACCGTTTCCCATAATTGCTGCAAATCATGCAAGTCAGTGCTTTCTCAATGGCAGCCTAACAACTGTAGAAGGAAGCTTACAACTTCT
It contains:
- the EIF4A3 gene encoding eukaryotic initiation factor 4A-III; the encoded protein is MRDLVVAGRGVLQALFSQHAWARGSFEERRDSKALLKGRLSKMSGATGGATGSARKRLLKEEDMTKVEFETSEEVDVTPTFDTMGLREDLLRGIYAYGFEKPSAIQQRAIKQIIKGRDVIAQSQSGTGKTATFSISVLQCLDIQVRETQALILAPTRELAVQIQKGLLALGDYMNVQCHACIGGTNVGEDIRKLDYGQHVVAGTPGRVFDMIRRRSLRTRAIKMLVLDEADEMLNKGFKEQIYDVYRYLPPATQVVLISATLPHEILEMTNKFMTDPIRILVKRDELTLEGIKQFFVAVEREEWKFDTLCDLYDTLTITQAVIFCNTKRKVDWLTEKMREANFTVSSMHGDMPQKERESIMKEFRSGASRVLISTDVWARGLDVPQVSLIINYDLPNNRELYIHRIGRSGRYGRKGVAINFVKNDDIRILRDIEQYYSTQIDEMPMNVADLI